In Gammaproteobacteria bacterium, the genomic window TATATTAGTGCCGTTATTATTTGCGGAAGCCGTGAATTTACATCCCGTTGCGATTGTTGTTGCCACCTTGTTTTTTGGGGGTGTTTGGGGATTTTGGGGTGTGTTTTTTGCCATTCCTTTGGCGACGTTGGTTAAAGCCGTGCTCAATGCTTGGCCTAAATCAGAACAAAAAATGAAGCACCTATAAAAAACAATCGAAAATTTTTCGACCTATT contains:
- a CDS encoding AI-2E family transporter, with product ILVPLLFAEAVNLHPVAIVVATLFFGGVWGFWGVFFAIPLATLVKAVLNAWPKSEQKMKHL